One segment of Rickettsiales bacterium Ac37b DNA contains the following:
- the xerD_1 gene encoding Tyrosine recombinase XerD: MDQYSMESEVQDLYLKWCNYLRDERVYSRHTLKAYSNDLVCFLVFLNTHFNSVITIENLQAITVSDVRSFLAMRRKDNHSTSSLARNLASIRSFFKYLYKNKLLDNEIMFNMRTPKRSAPLPRALTQDQMKNILNFVGEDDGTWIIKRDLALLILIYGCGLRIAEALSVTKKQLYNDNLIIKGKRERERIIPMLSIVKESIEEYLKFCPYQIEEEDKIFRGLQGKTLNPGVFQRYIRQVRNQMNLPENMTPHSFRHSFASHLLAKGADLKSIQELLGHSSLSTTQRYTSVDSERLMTLYNKFHPRALKN; the protein is encoded by the coding sequence ATGGATCAATATTCTATGGAAAGTGAAGTCCAAGATTTATACTTAAAATGGTGTAACTATTTACGTGATGAAAGAGTATATTCTCGTCATACCTTAAAAGCTTATAGTAATGATCTTGTGTGTTTTTTAGTTTTTTTGAATACACATTTTAATAGTGTTATCACGATAGAAAATTTACAAGCTATTACTGTATCAGATGTAAGGTCATTTTTAGCTATGCGTAGAAAAGACAATCATTCAACTAGCTCATTAGCCAGAAATTTGGCTTCAATACGTAGTTTTTTTAAGTATTTATATAAGAACAAGTTATTAGACAATGAAATTATGTTTAATATGCGTACTCCTAAAAGGTCTGCTCCCTTACCAAGAGCATTGACTCAAGATCAAATGAAAAATATTTTAAATTTTGTGGGAGAGGATGATGGTACCTGGATTATTAAGCGAGATTTAGCATTGTTAATATTAATTTATGGGTGCGGACTGCGCATTGCAGAGGCTTTATCTGTTACTAAAAAACAATTATATAACGATAATTTGATTATTAAAGGAAAACGTGAGCGTGAAAGAATTATACCAATGCTCAGTATTGTAAAAGAATCCATAGAGGAGTATTTAAAATTTTGTCCCTATCAAATTGAGGAGGAAGATAAAATTTTTAGAGGATTACAGGGAAAAACTTTAAATCCTGGAGTATTTCAAAGATATATAAGGCAAGTTAGGAATCAAATGAATTTACCAGAAAATATGACACCTCATAGTTTCAGGCATAGTTTTGCTTCTCATCTTTTGGCTAAAGGTGCAGACCTAAAATCAATTCAAGAACTACTTGGGCACAGCAGCCTTTCGACAACGCAGCGTTATACCAGTGTTGATTCAGAGCGTCTTATGACACTTTATAATAAGTTTCATCCCCGAGCATTAAAAAATTGA
- a CDS encoding Transposase: MAYSLDLRKKVIHYVNKGYTREEAARIFGIGERTIYRWLSRSKSGNLAATRAAKPWKKLDPIKLLNEVSKNSNWLLSDFAKVFNVSTAAICLAFKTLGITRKKRPHSIVNGMKQNGNYFWQLSQTIKRKI, from the coding sequence ATGGCATATTCCTTAGATTTACGTAAAAAAGTAATTCACTATGTTAATAAAGGTTATACCAGAGAAGAAGCTGCAAGAATTTTTGGCATAGGTGAAAGAACAATTTATAGATGGTTATCGAGATCGAAATCCGGGAATTTAGCAGCCACACGAGCAGCTAAGCCATGGAAGAAGCTTGATCCAATCAAATTATTAAACGAGGTGTCTAAAAACAGCAATTGGCTATTATCTGATTTTGCAAAGGTTTTTAATGTGTCTACAGCTGCTATCTGTTTGGCATTCAAGACTTTGGGGATCACACGAAAAAAAAGACCACACTCTATCGTGAACGGGATGAAGCAAAACGGCAATTATTTTTGGCAGCTATCGCAAACTATAAAGCGGAAGATATAG
- the hisC2 gene encoding Histidinol-phosphate aminotransferase 2 has protein sequence MGIKLYKELTPVISHYLLGITELKLYDPEIIRLYSNESPLGPSVQAIEAYTKSSAQIHLYPDNLSSTLRNAIAKAHGLVAEYVICGAGITELLELIVKCFAGPGDEVLYSQYGFLLYPIVALKVGAIPITAPEINLKTDVNSILSYTTQNTKIVIIANPNNPTGSYLTTEEMLYLRKNLPENVLLIIDNAYSEYVEKEDFSDAIELVKQNPTNTIMLRSFSKIYGLAGLRLGWAYCDNSIIETLNTMKNPYSISNSAAESGIAALKDLAHIEASFNHNATYLSWITEQLQSIGLKVHPSVANFVLVEFPLDPKKNAEQADNYLKSNGIMVRSLERYALNHCIRLSIGKKEELEKVAQVLKEFMSF, from the coding sequence ATGGGAATCAAATTATACAAAGAACTAACTCCTGTTATTTCTCATTATTTACTTGGAATTACAGAACTGAAGTTATATGATCCTGAAATCATTAGATTATACTCTAATGAATCCCCTCTTGGTCCAAGTGTTCAAGCTATAGAAGCATATACAAAAAGTAGCGCTCAAATACATCTATATCCTGATAATCTCTCTTCTACACTACGCAATGCCATAGCAAAAGCTCATGGCTTAGTAGCAGAATATGTAATATGCGGAGCCGGAATTACCGAATTATTAGAATTAATAGTAAAATGTTTTGCCGGTCCTGGAGATGAGGTATTGTATAGTCAATATGGTTTTTTATTATATCCAATTGTAGCATTAAAAGTTGGTGCTATACCCATTACAGCTCCTGAAATAAATCTTAAAACAGATGTTAACTCTATCTTGTCTTACACTACTCAAAATACCAAAATAGTCATAATTGCTAATCCTAATAATCCAACAGGCAGTTATTTAACCACTGAAGAAATGCTCTATTTGCGTAAAAATCTACCCGAGAATGTTTTACTAATAATAGATAATGCCTATAGTGAATATGTTGAAAAAGAGGATTTTAGTGATGCTATTGAATTAGTAAAACAAAATCCTACTAACACTATAATGTTACGTAGTTTTTCAAAAATTTATGGATTAGCAGGACTACGTTTAGGATGGGCCTATTGCGATAATTCTATTATAGAAACTCTAAATACCATGAAAAATCCTTATAGTATTTCTAACAGCGCTGCTGAATCTGGGATTGCCGCCCTCAAAGATTTAGCGCATATAGAAGCAAGTTTTAACCATAACGCCACTTATTTATCATGGATCACAGAACAATTACAATCCATTGGTTTAAAGGTACATCCTAGCGTAGCTAATTTTGTCTTAGTTGAATTTCCACTTGATCCTAAAAAAAATGCAGAACAAGCAGATAATTATCTAAAAAGTAATGGTATTATGGTAAGAAGCCTTGAAAGATATGCCTTAAATCACTGCATACGCTTAAGTATTGGTAAAAAAGAAGAATTAGAAAAAGTAGCACAAGTACTTAAAGAATTTATGAGTTTTTAA
- a CDS encoding lipoprotein chaperone, translating to MNRFILIFTYIISSYIFYIPVSLAANQTNGITFTQNNDILKRAALYLNSLTTLVADFHQVSPNGEISNGKFFLSRPGKLRIQYNPPVPIVMTINGSLISYYDYELDQLSHSTAHDNLASFLTRKNISFFSSDIKVKMVDKSKGLIRIKLTKANKSKDGELTLIFNDYPFTLKKLDITDAEGNTTSVSLSNTNFGTKIDSKLFVLTKKAKY from the coding sequence ATGAATAGATTTATATTAATTTTTACTTATATTATATCGTCTTATATATTCTATATACCAGTATCTTTAGCAGCAAATCAAACTAATGGTATTACCTTTACTCAAAATAATGACATTCTAAAAAGAGCAGCATTATATCTAAATTCTTTAACTACGCTTGTTGCTGATTTTCATCAGGTATCACCAAATGGAGAAATTTCAAATGGTAAATTTTTTCTATCTCGACCAGGTAAATTAAGAATTCAGTATAATCCTCCTGTACCTATTGTAATGACCATTAATGGCTCTTTAATATCTTATTATGATTATGAGTTAGATCAATTAAGTCATAGTACTGCTCATGATAATCTAGCTAGTTTTTTAACCCGTAAAAATATTTCATTTTTCTCTTCAGATATTAAAGTCAAAATGGTAGATAAATCGAAAGGGCTTATACGTATTAAACTCACGAAAGCTAATAAATCTAAGGATGGAGAACTAACTCTTATTTTTAATGACTATCCTTTTACATTAAAAAAATTAGACATTACTGATGCTGAAGGCAATACTACCTCCGTGTCACTATCTAACACTAACTTTGGCACTAAAATTGATAGTAAATTGTTTGTACTAACTAAAAAAGCAAAATACTAG
- a CDS encoding Ankyrin repeat protein — translation MQNSEVYVTQSDSFRQAVRNNNIEEVKEFINKGASVNEGIGNGMPVLHIASYLGHLPMIELLLDNSASIDAKCQDGKTAVHWAIQAVRRDKRTNNIEVIKLLLNKGASIDIRDDSGRTPFHYCILYKNIEGMRLLFKKEFDLTVAGENGMVPLHYAIRSNNKKAVQFLLSEGANIHAIDKDGKTALHYAAWNGDVKNIELLIDNGANVNAIDKEGKTALHYSTSRGDIENVELLLDKGAKIDARDINDTPLHIAIRENHREGLRLLIDKEVNLNARAKYINLSLKFAFQYYSHNRKEIINMLVAKGEELITKVKQKVSEDLYKELQEVDLEYTTGKEAYNVFNSLLAFIPANTWRNTLWRKNVIDKIANYMTSEEISQSVSKDLAEAILAVYDNRQASNKAVCTIKDIIQPGAKANLRTILTKGAHMTYLQKYIEESDMREINR, via the coding sequence ATGCAAAATAGTGAAGTATACGTAACTCAAAGTGATTCTTTCAGGCAAGCAGTAAGAAATAATAATATAGAAGAGGTAAAAGAATTTATAAATAAAGGTGCGAGTGTCAATGAAGGAATAGGGAATGGGATGCCAGTTTTACATATAGCATCCTATTTGGGACACCTACCAATGATAGAATTACTATTAGATAATAGTGCTAGTATCGATGCTAAATGTCAAGATGGGAAAACTGCTGTACACTGGGCTATTCAAGCTGTTAGAAGAGATAAGAGAACAAATAATATAGAAGTAATAAAATTGCTGTTAAATAAAGGTGCAAGTATAGATATTAGAGATGATAGCGGTAGAACGCCTTTTCATTATTGTATTCTGTATAAAAATATAGAAGGGATGAGGCTTTTATTTAAAAAAGAATTTGACCTAACTGTTGCAGGTGAAAATGGAATGGTTCCCTTACATTATGCTATTCGCTCTAACAACAAAAAAGCAGTACAGTTTTTATTGAGTGAAGGTGCTAACATACATGCCATAGATAAAGATGGTAAGACAGCTTTGCATTATGCTGCTTGGAATGGTGATGTAAAAAATATTGAACTGTTAATAGATAATGGAGCTAATGTAAATGCTATAGATAAAGAAGGCAAGACAGCTTTGCATTATTCTACTTCGAGAGGTGATATAGAAAATGTTGAATTATTATTAGATAAAGGCGCTAAAATAGATGCTAGAGATATTAATGATACGCCTTTACATATAGCAATTAGAGAAAACCATAGGGAAGGTTTAAGATTATTAATAGATAAAGAGGTGAATTTAAATGCTAGAGCTAAGTATATAAATTTATCTTTAAAATTTGCTTTTCAATATTATTCACACAACCGAAAGGAGATAATAAATATGTTAGTTGCAAAGGGAGAAGAATTAATTACTAAAGTTAAGCAAAAAGTTTCTGAAGATTTATATAAAGAGCTTCAAGAAGTGGATCTAGAATATACAACAGGAAAAGAAGCATATAATGTCTTTAATAGTTTACTAGCCTTTATTCCCGCTAATACTTGGAGAAATACACTTTGGAGAAAGAATGTTATTGATAAAATAGCAAATTATATGACAAGTGAAGAAATAAGCCAAAGTGTAAGTAAAGATCTTGCTGAGGCAATATTAGCTGTATACGATAATCGTCAAGCATCTAATAAGGCTGTATGTACTATAAAAGATATCATTCAACCAGGGGCTAAAGCAAATTTACGCACTATCCTAACTAAGGGTGCCCACATGACGTATCTTCAAAAATATATCGAAGAATCAGATATGAGAGAAATTAATAGATAG
- a CDS encoding Integrase core domain protein, whose protein sequence is MGQILHGCATTTHAIRKELQRSQATIKELSEQYNINPKTVIKWRQRKEEGVEDRSNAPKKATTILKPEDEALIIAFRKSTQLPLDDCFDALIKEIPYLTRSNLYRCLKRYGLSCLPKEDNIKEKKKFKAYEIGFMHLDITEVRIGEGKFYIFVAICRVSKFAYVELHNNSNGDTTVNFLDNLVSSCPFKIHTILTDNGVQFAYNGLARYRAPKARHRFDLKCKDYGIRHRTTRPYSPSTNGQVERMNRTIKEATTKKYHYTSREELDSHLQAFVMAYNYAKRLSSIARKTPFEMILTCYTQNANNFRINPNHQLLKPYT, encoded by the coding sequence GTGGGACAAATATTACATGGCTGCGCCACGACTACGCACGCAATTAGAAAAGAATTACAGCGATCGCAAGCTACGATCAAAGAATTAAGTGAACAATATAATATTAACCCTAAAACTGTGATAAAATGGCGTCAAAGAAAAGAAGAAGGAGTAGAAGATCGCTCTAATGCTCCTAAAAAAGCAACTACTATTTTGAAGCCCGAAGATGAAGCTTTGATTATTGCTTTTCGTAAGTCTACGCAATTACCTTTGGATGATTGCTTTGATGCACTTATTAAAGAAATACCTTATTTAACTCGTTCAAATCTTTACCGATGCCTTAAACGGTACGGTTTATCTTGTTTACCCAAAGAAGATAATATCAAAGAGAAGAAGAAATTTAAGGCTTATGAAATAGGATTTATGCATCTTGATATCACAGAAGTAAGAATTGGTGAGGGAAAATTTTACATATTTGTGGCAATATGTAGAGTGAGTAAATTTGCTTATGTTGAGCTGCATAATAATAGCAATGGCGATACTACAGTTAATTTTCTTGATAACTTGGTAAGTAGCTGTCCCTTTAAGATACATACCATATTAACTGATAATGGTGTTCAATTTGCTTACAATGGTTTAGCCAGGTACAGAGCTCCTAAAGCAAGACATAGATTTGATCTAAAATGTAAAGATTACGGTATCAGGCATCGCACAACAAGGCCTTATAGTCCAAGTACCAATGGTCAAGTAGAAAGAATGAATAGGACTATAAAAGAAGCTACTACTAAGAAGTATCATTATACTAGTAGAGAAGAGTTAGATAGTCATCTACAAGCTTTTGTTATGGCTTATAATTATGCTAAAAGGCTTTCTTCTATTGCTAGAAAAACGCCTTTTGAAATGATCTTGACTTGTTACACACAAAATGCTAATAATTTTAGAATTAATCCTAACCATCAACTACTGAAACCGTACACCTAG